The Dehalococcoidia bacterium genome includes a window with the following:
- a CDS encoding NAD(P)/FAD-dependent oxidoreductase has translation MNMQDVVVIGAGPGGIAAAIQLKRYGIEPLLLEKDRIGGLLLNAHRVENYPGFPEGIAGIDLAGLFEAQLKGIGVRVCFEEVLRLDYEDAFLIQTRKQVLRSRIVVIASGTKPKEIDFPCDAPERAFSEIRPIANVAGRRIVIIGAGDAAFDYALNLGRKNEVLILNRNQGPKCLPLLQERVQQISSIVYREDSRVRAVKRTAEGVIVSYANQAGECELQADYVIFAIGRTAQTDYLAPGLKERVPDLEKRGLLYFVGDVKNGIFRQTSIAVGDGMQAAMRIYQRLQETGSCES, from the coding sequence ATGAATATGCAAGACGTTGTAGTCATCGGGGCGGGGCCGGGAGGAATCGCCGCTGCCATCCAACTCAAGCGCTATGGGATTGAACCGCTTTTGCTGGAGAAAGATCGAATCGGCGGGCTGCTGCTCAATGCTCATCGGGTGGAGAACTACCCCGGATTCCCTGAGGGAATTGCCGGGATCGATCTGGCCGGGCTTTTTGAAGCTCAACTGAAGGGGATCGGAGTGAGAGTCTGCTTTGAAGAAGTGCTTCGCCTCGACTACGAGGACGCTTTTCTTATCCAGACTCGCAAACAGGTGCTTCGTTCCCGAATCGTGGTGATCGCTTCCGGCACCAAGCCAAAGGAAATCGACTTTCCCTGCGATGCGCCGGAGAGGGCTTTTAGTGAAATCAGGCCGATCGCCAATGTTGCAGGCAGAAGAATCGTCATCATCGGTGCGGGAGATGCAGCCTTCGACTACGCTCTGAATCTTGGCCGGAAAAACGAGGTGTTGATTCTGAACAGGAATCAGGGCCCGAAATGTCTGCCTCTTCTCCAGGAGAGGGTTCAACAGATTTCCAGTATTGTCTATAGGGAGGACTCCAGAGTCAGGGCGGTCAAGCGCACGGCAGAAGGAGTCATTGTCAGCTACGCTAATCAGGCCGGGGAGTGTGAACTTCAAGCTGATTATGTTATATTTGCTATTGGCAGAACCGCTCAGACCGACTATCTGGCTCCGGGCCTCAAAGAGCGAGTCCCCGATCTGGAGAAGCGCGGTCTGCTTTACTTTGTGGGGGATGTGAAAAATGGCATCTTTCGGCAGACTTCCATTGCTGTGGGAGATGGAATGCAGGCGGCAATGAGGATTTACCAGAGACTGCAGGAGACCGGATCATGCGAATCGTGA
- the pheS gene encoding phenylalanine--tRNA ligase subunit alpha, translating into MIKALEELKSRSLDDLGKISDLKGMEGWRVTYMGRKGELTQVLRGLSALAIEQRKEAGAKANQLKALLEEKLAQKEEVLKKEELKKRLEESRIDVTLPGYPVRLGRLHPTTQILREACAVFTAMGFEVVEGPEVETDQYNFEALNIPKDHPARDMWDTLWMDYQNEKGERPFLLRTHTSPMQIRFMEKHQPPIRVVMPGKVYRYEATDARHESMFHQLEGLAVDKGITMADLKGTLYEFARQLFGLDRKVRFRCDYFPFVEPGVEMAIDCFICKGKGCRVCSGEGWIEILGAGMVHPDVLRRVNYDPDIYTGFAFGMGLERVPMLKYGIDDIRHFYANNLRFLEQF; encoded by the coding sequence ATGATCAAAGCGCTGGAAGAACTCAAATCCCGATCACTGGATGATCTGGGGAAGATCAGTGATCTGAAGGGCATGGAGGGATGGCGGGTCACCTACATGGGTCGGAAGGGAGAACTGACTCAGGTGCTTCGAGGTCTTTCCGCTCTGGCGATAGAACAGAGGAAGGAAGCGGGGGCTAAAGCCAACCAGCTTAAGGCGCTTCTGGAAGAAAAACTGGCTCAGAAGGAAGAGGTCCTCAAGAAGGAGGAGTTGAAGAAGCGCCTCGAAGAATCGCGCATCGATGTCACTCTCCCCGGCTATCCTGTCCGGCTCGGTCGCCTTCATCCTACTACACAGATACTCCGAGAGGCTTGCGCCGTCTTCACTGCGATGGGTTTCGAGGTTGTGGAGGGCCCGGAGGTGGAGACGGACCAGTATAATTTTGAAGCTTTGAACATCCCCAAAGATCATCCGGCGCGAGACATGTGGGATACCCTGTGGATGGACTACCAGAACGAGAAGGGCGAAAGGCCCTTTCTTCTGCGCACTCACACGTCGCCGATGCAGATCAGGTTCATGGAGAAGCATCAACCGCCTATCCGAGTGGTCATGCCCGGGAAGGTTTACCGCTATGAGGCTACCGACGCGCGGCATGAATCGATGTTCCATCAACTGGAAGGTTTGGCGGTAGATAAGGGCATCACCATGGCTGATCTCAAGGGCACGCTTTACGAATTCGCCCGCCAGCTTTTCGGGCTTGACCGGAAGGTCCGGTTCCGATGCGATTACTTTCCTTTTGTCGAACCCGGCGTCGAGATGGCTATCGACTGCTTTATCTGTAAGGGTAAAGGGTGTCGGGTTTGCAGCGGCGAGGGATGGATCGAAATCTTGGGCGCTGGAATGGTCCACCCCGATGTTTTGCGGCGGGTAAACTATGACCCCGATATCTACACCGGCTTTGCCTTCGGCATGGGACTTGAGCGCGTTCCGATGCTCAAATACGGCATCGACGATATCCGGCATTTTTACGCCAATAACCTTCGCTTTCTGGAACAATTCTGA
- a CDS encoding radical SAM protein, translated as MRIVNAPQREDVATVHILDMGEGRLVECVESTQPPLTRDQKWVLIVSVLFGCPVQCLMCDAGGSYSGKLSAEHIFEQIDYLIRSRYPDGIISSEKFKIQFARMGEPALNPAVIDVLDQIQDRYYIPGFVPSISTIAPTGTEGFFERLLELKCRNYTGGRFQLQFSIHTTDEKLRDWLVPVKKWGFSQIAEYGSRFHRDGDQKITLNFALAEGMPVNAAVLLKHFSPGKFILKVTPVNPTQRASENGLVSYIDAYASDRGYEVIENLRAAGYEVILSIGEVEENRIGSNCGQYVMKRRDSVFRERPNLIAEVAL; from the coding sequence ATGCGAATCGTGAACGCTCCGCAAAGAGAGGATGTTGCCACTGTCCATATCCTCGATATGGGAGAGGGCAGGCTGGTGGAGTGCGTGGAATCGACCCAGCCGCCGCTGACGAGGGATCAGAAGTGGGTGCTGATCGTCTCCGTTCTCTTCGGTTGTCCGGTGCAATGCCTGATGTGCGATGCCGGCGGTAGTTACAGCGGAAAGCTGTCAGCGGAGCATATTTTTGAGCAGATCGACTACCTCATCCGCAGCAGATATCCCGATGGCATCATTTCATCTGAGAAGTTCAAAATTCAGTTCGCCCGGATGGGGGAACCGGCGCTCAATCCGGCGGTGATTGACGTGCTCGACCAAATCCAGGATCGTTATTACATTCCGGGCTTTGTGCCCTCGATATCCACGATTGCGCCCACGGGGACAGAAGGGTTTTTTGAGCGGCTTCTGGAGCTCAAATGCCGCAACTATACCGGGGGCCGGTTTCAGCTTCAATTCTCCATCCATACCACCGATGAGAAACTGCGCGACTGGCTCGTCCCCGTCAAGAAATGGGGGTTTTCTCAAATCGCCGAATACGGCTCTAGGTTTCACCGGGACGGCGATCAAAAGATCACCCTGAACTTCGCCCTTGCCGAAGGCATGCCTGTGAACGCGGCAGTTCTTTTGAAGCATTTCTCTCCGGGAAAGTTCATCCTGAAAGTCACCCCTGTCAATCCCACCCAAAGGGCTTCCGAAAATGGCCTAGTGTCCTATATCGACGCGTATGCCTCGGACCGCGGCTATGAGGTGATTGAAAACCTGCGCGCCGCCGGATATGAGGTCATCCTGAGCATCGGAGAGGTGGAGGAGAATCGCATTGGAAGCAACTGCGGGCAGTATGTGATGAAGCGTCGGGATTCAGTATTCAGGGAACGGCCAAATTTGATTGCGGAGGTGGCGTTGTGA
- the folP gene encoding dihydropteroate synthase, producing the protein MTISPEPLKIVGILNITPDSFSDGHRYLDTEAAIQKGLSLIAEGADMVDIGAESSNPDGAKVSAEEEIGRLAPVIKTLKKHGVRISIDTYKPEVMEQVISLGVDMINDITGLRDPAAIEAVRKANIPVVIMFARNLDPHAERAQRDHQTVLAEIIDFFRQRLEVLHQAGIAADKIIIDPGMGLFLGGNPEPSLMVLRHIELLKEFGHPIYLSTSRKSFIGRVLDRSVQERGIGTLATEIWGYLHGVSYIRTHEPQPLRDAIRMIRAIEQVE; encoded by the coding sequence GTGACCATCTCTCCGGAACCACTTAAGATTGTCGGCATTCTGAACATCACTCCTGACTCCTTCTCCGACGGCCATCGATATCTGGATACGGAAGCCGCAATCCAAAAAGGGCTGAGCCTGATCGCTGAAGGGGCGGATATGGTGGATATCGGGGCGGAGTCCAGTAATCCCGACGGCGCAAAAGTTTCGGCCGAAGAAGAAATCGGGCGACTTGCGCCGGTGATCAAGACCCTCAAAAAACACGGTGTCCGAATTTCCATCGATACCTACAAGCCGGAGGTGATGGAACAAGTCATCTCCCTTGGGGTAGACATGATCAACGATATCACTGGCCTGCGAGACCCGGCAGCAATTGAAGCAGTTCGGAAGGCCAACATCCCGGTGGTGATCATGTTCGCCCGAAATCTTGATCCTCACGCTGAACGAGCACAGCGCGATCACCAGACCGTCCTGGCCGAGATCATCGATTTCTTCCGTCAGCGGCTCGAAGTCCTGCACCAAGCCGGAATCGCCGCCGACAAAATCATCATCGATCCGGGCATGGGGTTATTCCTGGGAGGCAACCCGGAGCCCAGCCTGATGGTCCTGCGGCATATCGAGTTGCTCAAGGAATTCGGGCATCCTATCTACCTCTCCACTTCGCGCAAGTCATTTATCGGAAGGGTGCTGGATCGGTCGGTTCAGGAAAGGGGAATCGGGACACTAGCCACCGAGATATGGGGTTATCTTCATGGCGTGAGCTATATCCGAACCCATGAACCCCAGCCGTTACGTGATGCCATTCGGATGATCCGGGCGATTGAGCAGGTGGAGTGA
- a CDS encoding isochorismatase family protein encodes MSNEAYFTPANLHRKARMMLADLQGCRARHNQTLDPKRSALLVIDMQRYFVDESSGAYLSASAAIIPGILRVIDCFSHAGSPIFFTRHLNTDVNAGMMSSWWHGDLIRPEDPLSEISPRFDVSKGTVIEKSRYDAFYQTQLGEILHGQNINQVIICGVMTHLCCETTARSAFMRGFEVFFAVDGTATQNEAFHRAALLNLAHGFAVPVLIEEIVAGFANISTRS; translated from the coding sequence ATGAGCAACGAAGCCTATTTCACCCCAGCGAATCTACACCGGAAAGCTCGCATGATGCTGGCGGATTTGCAGGGATGCAGAGCCAGGCACAACCAAACGCTTGACCCGAAACGCTCCGCCCTGCTGGTGATCGATATGCAGCGGTATTTTGTGGATGAGTCTTCCGGGGCATATCTCTCTGCCTCGGCGGCCATCATCCCTGGCATCTTGAGGGTGATCGACTGTTTTTCTCACGCGGGCTCACCGATCTTTTTCACCCGCCATTTGAACACCGACGTCAATGCCGGGATGATGTCTTCATGGTGGCATGGCGATCTAATTCGGCCGGAAGATCCCCTGAGCGAAATCAGCCCCCGGTTCGACGTCTCCAAGGGGACGGTGATCGAAAAGAGCCGATACGATGCGTTTTACCAGACTCAATTGGGAGAGATACTTCACGGACAGAATATCAACCAGGTAATTATTTGCGGAGTGATGACGCATCTCTGCTGCGAGACCACTGCCCGTTCGGCGTTCATGAGGGGATTTGAGGTCTTCTTTGCCGTCGATGGAACGGCCACTCAAAACGAAGCTTTTCATCGGGCGGCGCTCTTGAATCTGGCACATGGCTTTGCCGTGCCGGTTTTGATTGAGGAGATCGTTGCTGGTTTTGCTAATATCAGCACAAGAAGCTGA
- a CDS encoding type II toxin-antitoxin system HicB family antitoxin, whose product MTPKFILTDYVDKVMAGAVYDKLEDGFFSGRIPLCKGVIAFRPTLRDCEDELRSTLEDWILLGLKLGHPLPVIDGIDLNKEPRCESVGAV is encoded by the coding sequence GTGACCCCAAAGTTCATCTTGACGGACTATGTGGACAAGGTCATGGCAGGTGCCGTCTATGACAAGCTGGAGGATGGCTTCTTTAGCGGCCGCATTCCGCTGTGCAAGGGAGTAATAGCGTTCCGGCCAACCCTGCGCGATTGCGAGGATGAATTGCGCTCCACTCTGGAGGATTGGATATTGCTCGGTCTCAAGTTGGGCCATCCCCTGCCGGTGATCGATGGCATTGATCTGAATAAGGAGCCAAGATGTGAGTCCGTGGGGGCCGTGTAA
- the rplT gene encoding 50S ribosomal protein L20 — protein sequence MPRVKGGTTTRQRHKKVLQLTKGHRASNSTLYRRAHESMLHSLSYSYRHRRELKRDMRGLWIMRINAAARENGMPYNRFMHGLTEAGVSIDRKMLADLAVRDSAAFTKLVEVAKGAK from the coding sequence ATGCCACGAGTTAAGGGCGGAACAACCACTCGGCAGCGCCACAAAAAGGTGCTGCAACTTACCAAGGGACACAGGGCATCAAACAGCACGCTCTATCGAAGGGCGCATGAGTCGATGCTCCATTCGCTGAGCTACTCTTATCGCCACCGCCGAGAGCTTAAGAGAGATATGCGTGGTCTCTGGATTATGCGCATTAATGCTGCGGCCAGAGAGAATGGCATGCCTTACAATCGGTTCATGCACGGTTTAACTGAAGCAGGCGTGTCCATCGATAGGAAGATGCTGGCTGACCTGGCGGTGAGAGATTCTGCGGCGTTTACAAAGCTGGTGGAAGTGGCCAAAGGGGCGAAGTAG